GCAAACCTCCAGTAGGATCTGGGCTACCCGTCACTGACGTGAGAAACTTAGTCACATGAACCAGCAGGTTACAAGTCCGGTGTCGCGTAAGCGGTCGTTGCCGGCCCCCGGTTCGTCATTCCCGACCCCTGGTTCGTCATTCCCGCGAAAGCGGGAATCCAGGCGGGGTGGGGCCGGGCAAAGGGGGCGCCATGCCCCCACCCATGGATTCCCGCTTTCGCGGGAATGACGAACCAGGGGGCGGGAATGACGAACCAGGGGGGGGAATGACGAACCGGGGGGGCGGGAGTGACGTCGCGCAGGACACTGTCGTTTCAGTCCCTGCGCAGCCTCAAGGGAATGACCAGGCACGCGCCCACCAACAGGCACACGCCGGGAAAGAAGAACGCTGCCATGATGCCGAAACGCTCGCTGAGATATCCCGCCAGCGTGGGCGCCGGAACCACCAGGATGTGCGTGCCCAGGGACACCAAGCCGAAGGAAGATGCCTGACTCTCCTTGTCCGCCACGTCGAGCGCGACCGTCGTGGTCACGTTGGCCACCGTGTAGAAGAGAAACCCCATGGCGAAGACGACGGCCCCAAGCGCCAGGCCCGGGGGCGCCCATCGCAGCAGGAAGTAAGTGAAGGCAAGCGCCACCAACGAAGGTGCCAGAACCACCTTGCGGCCCAGCCGGTCCGACAGAACTCCCATGATGGGCTGGGCGATCAGGCCCGACACGGCCATGGGCGTCATATAGATTCCCAGTTCGGGGTTGGACAGGCCCAAGTGCTCGACGATGTAGATGGGCAGGAAGGTGATGGTCACCTGCCGCGCCATCTGATTGAAGCTTCGTACCAGCGTCACCACCAGGATCGCCCGGTTCCGCGCCAGCGCCTTGAGCTCCTGAAACGGCTTGGGTTTCTTGGTCGGAACCTCGTCGCCCTCGAACATGCGCGCGGCGTACAGCCACACCAGGCCGGCGCACGCCAGCGCCACCAGGAGTTGGCTCTCCGCCAGGGCCTGCCATGAGAAGCTGGCCAGCAGGAAGCCCACGGTCACGTAGGTGACGGTGTTGCCCAGCGTGGCGCCCATGCCGTAGAGCGCCACGGCCGTGCCCCGGCTCTCCGGGAACCGGTTCGACAGCGAGGCCACCGACGCGGGATGGAACAGGGTGGTCCCGGTGGCGAGGAGCGCCACGGCGAACAGCGCCCAGCCATACCCGGGCAACGCCCCCAACACCCAGTAACAGAGTCCCATGCACACCAGCGAGGAGGTCACGATGAGCCCGCGCCGGCGCACCCATGTGTCGGCCATGATTCCGGACGGAACGTCCAGGGCGGC
Above is a window of Deltaproteobacteria bacterium DNA encoding:
- a CDS encoding MFS transporter, whose amino-acid sequence is MKTLQQLRGLPAQVGRERLRFLGFITLAHLAIHWFMQLITMLLPTLKAGMGLNDVQVGGLSSMRMFGQAALDVPSGIMADTWVRRRGLIVTSSLVCMGLCYWVLGALPGYGWALFAVALLATGTTLFHPASVASLSNRFPESRGTAVALYGMGATLGNTVTYVTVGFLLASFSWQALAESQLLVALACAGLVWLYAARMFEGDEVPTKKPKPFQELKALARNRAILVVTLVRSFNQMARQVTITFLPIYIVEHLGLSNPELGIYMTPMAVSGLIAQPIMGVLSDRLGRKVVLAPSLVALAFTYFLLRWAPPGLALGAVVFAMGFLFYTVANVTTTVALDVADKESQASSFGLVSLGTHILVVPAPTLAGYLSERFGIMAAFFFPGVCLLVGACLVIPLRLRRD